A region of Malaciobacter marinus DNA encodes the following proteins:
- the cheB gene encoding chemotaxis-specific protein-glutamate methyltransferase CheB: MYTVLVIDDSPSMRRILKDMVNSIDEFEVIADAMDAYDAREKIKQYEPDLVTIDINMPKMDGVTFLRNLMRLHPMPAVVVSGEGVRGNDIFDDGAVGFIPKPEAGESMIKFQERIKDTLMNLTFLLKRYTLKKPKALKKPKKVSSNEVEYKIHPDEVIKSFPATFPGSRIIAIGSSTGGVESLLKVFKRLPKNLPPIVITQHIPYGFSSSFAQRLNANSEVVVHEAKDGMILENSHAYLAPGNMHLTIEKRRDGKYITRLLDTKKVSHHKPSVDVLFRSINNSAGGSAMAVVMTGMGDDGKIAIKELFDNGAYTVAQNKESCVVFGMPAKAIEANAIKDIIHLDEIADYIIDFSKGKKRK; this comes from the coding sequence ATGTATACAGTATTAGTTATTGATGATTCACCCTCAATGAGAAGAATCTTAAAAGATATGGTAAATTCAATTGATGAGTTTGAAGTAATTGCAGATGCAATGGATGCATATGATGCAAGAGAAAAAATCAAACAATATGAACCTGACTTGGTAACAATTGATATTAATATGCCAAAAATGGATGGAGTAACCTTTTTAAGAAATCTTATGAGGCTCCATCCCATGCCTGCAGTTGTTGTTTCAGGTGAAGGCGTAAGAGGAAATGATATTTTTGATGATGGTGCAGTAGGATTTATTCCTAAACCAGAAGCTGGTGAATCAATGATTAAATTTCAAGAGAGAATAAAAGATACATTAATGAATCTAACTTTCTTACTTAAAAGATATACACTAAAAAAGCCTAAAGCATTAAAAAAACCTAAAAAAGTATCATCAAATGAAGTTGAATATAAAATTCACCCCGATGAAGTCATCAAATCTTTTCCTGCTACATTTCCAGGTAGTAGAATAATTGCAATTGGTTCTTCTACAGGTGGAGTAGAATCTTTATTGAAAGTATTTAAACGTTTACCAAAAAATTTGCCTCCTATTGTTATTACTCAACATATTCCTTACGGTTTTTCTTCTTCTTTTGCACAAAGGTTAAATGCAAATTCAGAAGTAGTAGTACACGAAGCAAAAGATGGAATGATTCTTGAAAATAGTCATGCATATTTAGCTCCTGGGAATATGCATTTAACTATTGAAAAAAGAAGAGACGGTAAATACATAACAAGACTTTTAGATACAAAAAAAGTAAGTCATCATAAACCAAGTGTCGATGTTCTATTTAGATCAATAAATAACTCTGCTGGAGGATCAGCTATGGCTGTTGTGATGACAGGTATGGGTGATGATGGTAAGATAGCAATAAAAGAGTTATTTGACAATGGAGCTTATACTGTTGCTCAAAATAAAGAGAGTTGTGTAGTCTTTGGAATGCCTGCAAAAGCAATTGAAGCAAATGCCATAAAAGATATTATTCATTTAGATGAAATAGCAGATTATATTATAGATTTTTCAAAAGGTAAAAAAAGAAAGTAG
- a CDS encoding chemotaxis protein CheD — MILIGHKDGGIERASNSRFNQKIKGFNTHTIIGGEFAVGKDSDEIAFKTLLGSCVAIMFYDRVQKIKGMNHFLLPSTKNSNDDMKYGLYSVEAMLNEMYKLGCKKENITAKISGGADIMQLSNAIPNNSIGFRNVEFAKDFCRAEGFKLISEHTRGEHGRLILLTNDFSTFIKVTQKTATDVKIVNEEKALQTEIAKEPVIKEYVGGVDLFNEDIKKKDETQMEIELF, encoded by the coding sequence TTGATTTTAATTGGACACAAAGATGGAGGAATAGAAAGAGCCTCAAATAGTAGATTTAATCAAAAGATTAAAGGGTTTAATACTCATACAATAATTGGTGGTGAGTTTGCAGTGGGTAAAGATAGTGATGAAATTGCATTTAAGACACTTCTTGGTTCATGTGTTGCAATAATGTTTTATGATAGAGTGCAAAAAATAAAAGGAATGAATCACTTTTTGCTTCCTTCTACAAAAAACTCAAATGATGATATGAAATATGGTCTTTATTCTGTGGAAGCAATGCTAAATGAAATGTATAAACTTGGATGTAAAAAAGAGAATATTACTGCAAAAATTTCTGGTGGTGCAGATATTATGCAGCTTTCTAATGCAATTCCTAATAATAGTATTGGCTTTAGAAATGTCGAGTTTGCAAAAGATTTTTGTAGAGCAGAGGGCTTTAAACTTATTAGTGAACATACAAGAGGGGAACATGGTAGGTTGATTCTTTTGACAAATGATTTTAGCACTTTTATTAAAGTAACACAAAAAACTGCAACTGATGTTAAAATTGTCAATGAAGAAAAAGCTCTACAAACAGAAATTGCAAAAGAACCAGTTATTAAAGAATATGTTGGTGGTGTTGATCTATTTAATGAAGATATTAAAAAGAAAGATGAAACACAAATGGAAATCGAACTATTTTAA
- a CDS encoding CheR family methyltransferase, protein MNDTKHLHDRVKKILYSLTGITLAENKDIMIANRLHKLKRDTKFTGGDLEALLDSIENGNNTTEFINSFTTNKTHFFRECFHFEDLRDRVLPTFAQSGNQIKMYCSASSTGEEPYSMAMTVMEAREKLGKSINASIIATDIDTNVLQFAANGVYRFSKSSKEFPDWIKPPKYFKRRVEKNLANEEILIKVKDEIKKMITFKVMNLNDLSYPYKKEEFDVVFCRNVLIYFSVQDQQTILKKLFSHLKIGGTLYLGHSENPHDLINYVQRIGQNIFVKTKDIH, encoded by the coding sequence ATGAATGATACTAAACATCTACATGATAGAGTAAAAAAAATTCTTTATTCTCTGACAGGTATTACACTTGCAGAGAATAAAGATATTATGATTGCTAATAGATTACACAAGCTAAAACGAGATACTAAATTTACAGGTGGAGATTTAGAAGCTTTATTAGATTCGATTGAAAATGGAAATAATACAACAGAATTTATCAATTCATTCACAACAAATAAAACACATTTTTTTAGAGAATGTTTTCATTTTGAAGATTTAAGGGATAGAGTTTTACCAACTTTTGCACAAAGTGGAAATCAAATTAAAATGTATTGTTCTGCTTCTTCAACAGGAGAAGAACCTTACTCTATGGCAATGACAGTTATGGAAGCAAGAGAAAAATTGGGCAAAAGTATAAATGCATCAATTATTGCTACGGATATTGATACTAATGTATTACAATTTGCAGCAAATGGAGTTTATAGATTTTCTAAATCTTCAAAAGAGTTTCCAGATTGGATAAAACCTCCTAAATATTTTAAAAGACGTGTAGAAAAGAATCTTGCAAATGAAGAAATATTGATAAAAGTAAAAGATGAAATAAAAAAAATGATTACATTTAAGGTAATGAATTTAAATGATTTATCTTATCCTTATAAAAAAGAAGAGTTTGATGTTGTTTTTTGTAGAAATGTACTTATATATTTTTCAGTACAAGATCAACAAACAATACTTAAAAAATTATTTTCACATTTAAAAATTGGTGGAACTTTATATCTGGGTCATTCAGAAAATCCACACGATTTAATTAATTATGTTCAAAGAATAGGACAAAATATTTTTGTTAAGACTAAGGATATACATTGA